From the genome of Jannaschia sp. S6380:
TGCACCGCGGCCCGCCCTGACCACGCTGAACGCGCCGCGCGACCGGCTCTATATCCAGCGGCACGGCGCAGGAGCGGAGCGCGGGCCGGCCGTCATCGCGCGCGGCGATCTGTCCGGATGGGTCCTGCCGGGGATCACGCTGGTCGGGCAGGATTCACCCGACCTGTCCGCCGAATACGGCATCCCCCACGCGCCGGCCGCGTTCGCACCGGCATCGGCGATCGCGCGCATCGCGGCGCGGCGGTTCGGGGATCCACAGCCGCGCCCTGCCCCCCTCTACCTGCGTCCGGCCGATGCGGCCCCGCCCTCGGACGCGCCGCCGGTCATCCTGCCGTGACGCCCGATGAGATGGCCGCGTTGCAGGCGGCCGCCTTCGATGGCGCGACACGCTGGTCGGCCGCGAGCATACGCGCGGCATTGGCGGCGCCGGGCGGCTTCGCCGTCGTGCGCGCGGACGCGTTCCTGTTGGGCCGGGTGGTGGCGGACGAGGCGGAGTTGCTGACGCTGGTGGTGGGTGCCGGAGCGCGGCGGCGCGGCGTCGGCCGGACGCTCATGGCCGGGTTCGACGACGTGGCGCGCCGGCGCGGCGCCAGACAGGCATTCCTGGAGGTGGCGGCGGACAATGCCGCGGCGCTCGCGCTCTATCGCGGGGCG
Proteins encoded in this window:
- the tsaB gene encoding tRNA (adenosine(37)-N6)-threonylcarbamoyltransferase complex dimerization subunit type 1 TsaB, which gives rise to MDAPIVLGFDTSGPWVGTALFQDGDVRAADYTDMARGQAERLLPAIEETLAEAGVTLQDLDCIGVGVGPGNFTGIRISVAAARGLALGLGIPAIGVSLLDALAFDAPRPALTTLNAPRDRLYIQRHGAGAERGPAVIARGDLSGWVLPGITLVGQDSPDLSAEYGIPHAPAAFAPASAIARIAARRFGDPQPRPAPLYLRPADAAPPSDAPPVILP
- a CDS encoding GNAT family N-acetyltransferase; this encodes MTPDEMAALQAAAFDGATRWSAASIRAALAAPGGFAVVRADAFLLGRVVADEAELLTLVVGAGARRRGVGRTLMAGFDDVARRRGARQAFLEVAADNAAALALYRGAGWTGAGRRAAYYGDVDALILRKSF